Proteins encoded within one genomic window of Raineyella fluvialis:
- a CDS encoding NAD(P)H-binding protein has translation MTLAVTGATGHLGGLVIDHLLDRGTPAAEVVALVRDPAKASDLAARGVDVRGFDYDRPDPSALTGVDSMLLVSGTAVGQRLPQHTAVVDAAVEAGVGRLVYTSAPRADASINPVAPDHKATEEYLGASGLPHVILRNGWYHENFLADLDAAAHTGQVLTAAGDGRVASASRSDLAEAAAVVLAGEETGRTYTLTGDVAWSFEDLAGDFSAVLEREVTAVQVAPEEKSAALAGAGLDSGLIGFLVAVDDAIAAGELADRTGELAALIGHPTAPIAETLRSRA, from the coding sequence ATGACCCTCGCAGTCACCGGCGCCACTGGCCACCTCGGCGGCCTCGTCATCGACCACCTGCTCGACCGCGGCACGCCGGCCGCCGAGGTGGTCGCCCTCGTCCGCGACCCGGCCAAGGCATCGGATCTCGCCGCCCGAGGCGTCGACGTGCGTGGCTTCGACTACGACCGGCCCGATCCGTCCGCGCTCACCGGTGTCGACTCGATGCTGCTGGTCTCCGGAACGGCGGTCGGGCAGCGTCTGCCGCAGCATACGGCGGTCGTCGATGCCGCGGTGGAGGCCGGGGTGGGCCGTCTCGTCTACACGAGCGCTCCGCGCGCGGACGCGTCGATCAACCCCGTCGCGCCGGACCACAAGGCGACCGAGGAGTACCTGGGGGCGTCGGGCCTGCCCCACGTCATCCTCCGCAACGGGTGGTACCACGAGAACTTCCTGGCTGACCTCGATGCCGCCGCGCACACCGGCCAGGTCCTCACCGCCGCCGGGGACGGCCGGGTGGCGAGCGCTTCGCGCAGCGATCTCGCCGAGGCCGCAGCTGTCGTGCTCGCCGGCGAGGAGACCGGGCGTACGTACACCTTGACGGGCGACGTCGCCTGGAGCTTCGAGGACCTCGCGGGGGATTTCTCCGCCGTGCTCGAGCGTGAGGTCACCGCGGTGCAGGTGGCACCGGAGGAGAAGTCGGCGGCGTTGGCCGGCGCGGGCCTCGACTCCGGTCTTATCGGCTTCCTGGTGGCCGTCGATGACGCCATCGCCGCCGGCGAACTCGCCGATCGCACCGGCGAACTCGCCGCACTCATCGGGCACCCGACGGCTCCGATCGCCGAGACCCTTCGCTCCCGAGCCTGA
- a CDS encoding VOC family protein — protein MRIRLTSVMVDDQDRAEHFYTDILGFVTKHDIPLGDARWLTVVSPEDPDGTELLLEPSSHPAVKPFKDALVADGIPFAQFAVQDIRAEHARLVGLGVRFTQEPVDMGTVTTAVLDDTCGNLIQLVESHL, from the coding sequence ATGAGGATCCGTCTCACCAGTGTCATGGTCGATGACCAGGACCGAGCTGAGCATTTCTACACCGACATCCTGGGTTTCGTGACGAAGCACGACATCCCGCTCGGCGACGCCCGCTGGCTGACCGTCGTCTCCCCCGAGGACCCGGACGGCACCGAGCTCCTGCTCGAGCCGAGTAGTCACCCTGCCGTCAAGCCCTTCAAGGACGCCCTCGTGGCCGACGGCATCCCGTTCGCCCAGTTCGCGGTCCAGGACATCCGCGCGGAACACGCCCGACTCGTCGGCCTGGGCGTGCGTTTCACCCAGGAGCCCGTCGACATGGGCACCGTCACCACCGCGGTCCTCGACGACACCTGCGGGAACCTCATCCAGCTGGTCGAATCGCACCTCTGA
- the thiH gene encoding 2-iminoacetate synthase ThiH, with the protein MRHTDHMGFYPRQEDLGSGLMDQVLDRVGQTDFSVFTSRDVKAALSHRTRTIDDFAACLSPAAAPLLEDLAGAAQRETRAHFGTSIQLFTPLYIANYCANLCTYCGFAADNRIHRMRLTPEGIEAELRAIADLGFEEVLILTGESPKFSNTAYIADAVRQAARLFRTVGLEIQPVNTDDYRLLHDAGADAVSVYQETYNPDAYDPLHPGGRKRSFPYRFQSQERALRGGMRSVGFGALLGLDDWHTDALATGLHASLVQQAYPAAEISLSCPRLRPTVADATVNARDVHERQLFQILCAYRLFLPYASITVSTRERAGFRDNVIGVVATKVSAGVSTGVGDHAEGLSSGDEQFEIADGRDLAQVCAAVRARGLEPVMNDHVLV; encoded by the coding sequence ATGAGGCACACCGACCACATGGGTTTCTACCCCCGGCAGGAGGACCTCGGCTCCGGCCTGATGGACCAGGTGCTGGACCGGGTCGGGCAGACCGACTTCTCGGTGTTCACCAGCCGCGACGTGAAGGCCGCCCTCAGCCATAGGACCCGGACGATCGACGACTTCGCCGCCTGTCTGTCCCCCGCCGCCGCCCCGCTGCTGGAGGACCTGGCCGGCGCTGCCCAGCGCGAGACGCGGGCCCACTTCGGCACCTCGATCCAGCTCTTCACGCCGCTCTACATCGCCAATTACTGCGCGAATCTGTGCACCTACTGCGGCTTCGCCGCGGACAACCGGATCCACCGGATGCGGCTGACGCCGGAGGGCATCGAGGCCGAGCTGAGGGCGATCGCGGACCTCGGCTTCGAGGAGGTCCTGATCCTGACCGGTGAGAGCCCCAAGTTCTCGAACACCGCCTATATCGCCGACGCCGTCCGGCAAGCCGCCCGGCTGTTCCGGACGGTCGGCTTGGAGATCCAGCCGGTCAACACCGACGACTACCGCCTGCTGCACGATGCCGGTGCCGACGCGGTGTCGGTCTACCAGGAGACGTACAACCCGGACGCGTACGACCCGCTGCACCCAGGGGGGCGCAAGCGCAGCTTCCCCTACCGCTTCCAGTCCCAGGAGCGGGCCCTGCGCGGCGGGATGCGCAGTGTGGGGTTCGGCGCCCTGCTCGGCCTGGACGACTGGCACACCGACGCGCTGGCGACCGGGCTCCATGCGTCCCTGGTGCAACAGGCCTACCCGGCCGCGGAGATCAGCCTGTCCTGCCCCCGGTTGCGCCCCACGGTCGCCGACGCCACCGTCAATGCCCGCGACGTGCACGAGCGCCAGCTCTTCCAGATCCTGTGCGCCTATCGGCTCTTCCTGCCGTACGCCAGCATCACGGTCTCGACCCGGGAGCGGGCCGGGTTCCGCGACAACGTGATCGGCGTCGTGGCGACCAAGGTGTCGGCCGGGGTCAGCACGGGTGTCGGCGACCACGCGGAGGGGCTCTCGTCCGGCGATGAGCAGTTCGAGATCGCCGACGGCCGCGACCTGGCGCAGGTGTGTGCGGCTGTGCGGGCCCGAGGGCTGGAGCCGGTGATGAACGACCACGTACTGGTCTGA
- a CDS encoding thiazole synthase, translated as MTDTFTLGGHEFSSRFILGSGKFNLELVRAALDHAGAQMITLAVRRANTDAPSILDHIPAGITLLPNTSGARTAEEAVRIARLARELGCGDFVKVEVIRDTKYLLPDNQETIRATEILAGEGFVVLPYMHPDLNVARDLVGAGAAAVMPLAAPIGSNRGLAAKEFLQILIDEIEVPIIVDAGIGRPSQACEAMEMGATAIMANTAIATASDIPAMARAFRLAIEAGREGYLAGPGRVLERGGEASSPLTAFLDEMGLDEVPA; from the coding sequence ATGACTGACACGTTCACCCTCGGTGGACACGAGTTCTCGTCCCGTTTCATCCTCGGCTCCGGCAAGTTCAACCTCGAACTGGTCCGAGCGGCGCTCGACCACGCCGGCGCGCAGATGATCACGCTGGCTGTGCGGCGGGCGAACACCGATGCACCGAGCATCCTCGACCACATCCCGGCCGGCATCACCCTGCTGCCCAACACCTCCGGCGCCCGTACTGCCGAGGAGGCCGTACGGATCGCTCGCCTCGCCCGCGAGCTCGGCTGCGGTGACTTCGTGAAGGTCGAGGTGATCCGTGACACGAAGTACCTGCTGCCGGACAACCAGGAGACGATCAGGGCGACCGAGATCCTGGCCGGCGAGGGGTTCGTCGTGCTGCCGTACATGCACCCCGATCTGAACGTCGCCCGTGACCTGGTCGGCGCCGGTGCGGCGGCGGTGATGCCGTTGGCCGCCCCGATCGGCTCGAACCGCGGGTTGGCCGCCAAGGAGTTCTTGCAGATCCTGATCGACGAGATCGAGGTGCCGATCATCGTCGACGCGGGCATCGGTCGTCCGTCCCAGGCGTGCGAGGCGATGGAGATGGGCGCCACCGCGATCATGGCCAACACCGCGATCGCCACGGCGTCCGACATTCCCGCCATGGCGCGAGCGTTCCGGCTGGCCATCGAGGCGGGCCGCGAGGGCTACCTGGCCGGGCCCGGCCGGGTCCTCGAACGAGGCGGGGAGGCATCCAGCCCGCTCACCGCGTTTCTCGACGAGATGGGTCTCGACGAGGTGCCCGCATGA
- a CDS encoding YdeI/OmpD-associated family protein — MTVAQELPELLVPDAPAWRAWLEAHHADSPGVWLVMHKKGGDVTALTYEPAVEEALCFGWIDGQLRARDAGSSAVRFTPRTRTSRWSQSNVDRVARLEAEGRMTPAGRAVVDAAKADGRWEMAYAGAATAEVPADLAAAIAAVPEAQAMFDMLTSTNRYALIYRTTSVKRQETRERKIAQYVAMLARHETIYPQKRQPSP; from the coding sequence GTGACCGTGGCCCAGGAACTGCCCGAACTCCTCGTCCCCGATGCGCCCGCATGGCGGGCTTGGCTCGAGGCCCACCATGCCGACAGCCCAGGGGTCTGGCTCGTGATGCACAAGAAGGGCGGCGATGTCACCGCACTGACGTACGAGCCGGCCGTGGAGGAAGCCCTCTGCTTCGGCTGGATCGACGGACAGTTGCGGGCGCGGGACGCCGGAAGCTCGGCCGTCCGCTTCACCCCACGGACCAGGACCAGCCGATGGTCGCAGTCGAACGTGGACCGGGTCGCCCGACTGGAGGCCGAGGGACGGATGACCCCCGCCGGCCGAGCCGTTGTCGACGCGGCGAAGGCCGACGGGCGCTGGGAGATGGCCTATGCCGGAGCCGCGACGGCCGAGGTCCCCGCGGACCTTGCTGCCGCGATCGCCGCCGTCCCCGAGGCACAGGCGATGTTCGACATGCTCACCTCGACCAACAGGTACGCCCTCATCTACCGGACCACGTCGGTCAAGCGGCAGGAGACCCGGGAACGCAAGATCGCGCAGTACGTCGCCATGCTCGCCCGGCACGAGACGATCTACCCGCAGAAGCGGCAGCCCTCCCCGTGA
- a CDS encoding MFS transporter, with product MKLVRRSRRGLIAPDLPRASRAAVRGGILGNFVDQFDIFLPVVALGPALPSLAGRSAVGATAAYVVMATLIGRPLGAIIFGRISDTYGRTATTRLAIAGTAACTLGIALVPTHQQIGLWAIGLVIALRFLGGIFLAGEYTSAIPLAMEWSRPRERGKGSGLIMAMSPSAQATIALVTLLLLALLGPQSYADWGWRLSFLLGAVASVGMLVYYSLRVADAPIQHRQSQAEGPRAGLADVLFGHWAAAFWQIFGLMTGLWIMTNLTVIVLAQRLTSDLHLSASGVALAMAIASVGQAIVMALAGHWSTLLGRRRFFVVWGLAGLIGGPVLWWWILGSAPSAVAAGVGAAVLQIVTVTAYGPIGAYINERFPTVVRATAYGTAYSLSIVGPALYPYYLPTLERWLGHQGAPVGLLALGAVLVAGCGALGPRLSPAEIDTDLDRLAAKA from the coding sequence ATGAAGCTGGTGCGCCGCTCACGCCGCGGCCTCATCGCCCCGGACCTGCCCCGAGCCAGTCGCGCCGCCGTCCGTGGCGGCATCCTGGGCAACTTCGTCGACCAGTTCGACATCTTCCTTCCCGTGGTCGCGCTGGGCCCGGCACTGCCGTCGCTGGCGGGACGCTCGGCCGTCGGGGCGACTGCTGCGTACGTCGTGATGGCCACCCTGATCGGGCGCCCGCTGGGCGCGATCATCTTCGGGCGGATCTCCGACACGTACGGCCGTACGGCGACGACCCGACTGGCCATCGCCGGCACCGCGGCCTGCACCCTGGGGATCGCGCTGGTCCCGACCCACCAGCAGATCGGTCTGTGGGCGATCGGGCTCGTCATCGCCCTCCGTTTCCTCGGCGGCATCTTCCTCGCCGGCGAATACACCTCCGCCATCCCCCTGGCGATGGAGTGGTCACGACCCCGCGAGCGGGGCAAGGGCTCCGGCCTGATCATGGCCATGTCACCTTCGGCGCAGGCCACCATCGCGCTGGTGACGCTGCTCCTGCTGGCCCTGCTCGGCCCGCAGTCGTACGCCGACTGGGGCTGGCGCCTGTCGTTCCTCCTCGGTGCGGTCGCCTCGGTCGGGATGCTCGTCTACTACTCGCTGCGGGTGGCTGACGCGCCGATCCAGCATCGGCAGTCGCAGGCGGAGGGCCCGCGCGCCGGTCTCGCGGATGTGCTGTTCGGGCACTGGGCGGCCGCCTTCTGGCAGATCTTCGGGCTCATGACGGGCCTGTGGATCATGACCAACCTGACCGTCATCGTCCTCGCCCAACGCCTGACCTCCGATCTGCACCTGTCCGCCTCGGGCGTCGCCCTGGCGATGGCCATCGCCTCGGTCGGGCAGGCGATAGTGATGGCACTGGCGGGTCACTGGTCGACCCTGCTGGGGCGGCGCCGCTTCTTCGTGGTCTGGGGGCTGGCCGGACTGATCGGCGGACCGGTGCTGTGGTGGTGGATCTTGGGGTCAGCGCCTTCGGCGGTCGCGGCCGGCGTGGGCGCGGCGGTGCTGCAGATCGTGACCGTCACCGCGTACGGCCCCATCGGTGCCTATATCAACGAGCGCTTCCCCACCGTCGTCCGAGCCACCGCGTACGGCACGGCCTACTCATTGTCGATCGTCGGACCGGCCCTCTATCCCTATTACCTGCCGACGCTGGAGAGGTGGCTCGGCCACCAGGGAGCGCCCGTCGGGCTACTCGCTCTGGGAGCGGTGCTGGTCGCCGGGTGCGGGGCCCTCGGTCCACGGTTGTCGCCCGCCGAGATCGACACCGATCTGGACCGGCTCGCGGCCAAGGCGTGA
- a CDS encoding NAD-dependent epimerase/dehydratase family protein: protein MLLTGATGGIGSLLSERLDADYELVLHGHTAPSGETAERFHLADLTDEAAVAALMDGVDTVIHMAGASAPTSSWEDVLAANIIGLRNVLEGARTRGVRRIVYASSNHLMGMYDKLGEWPVYPTTLPRADSLYGVSKAFGEALGRFYHDTYGLDFIALRIGWSTDDPDDRDIDLLHAMWLSEDDTEQVVRCAIEADVTFGLYYAISDNPNRRWDVTNTMLELGYRPKDRYPEHPGEHEDPDQPTPPDWPNNS from the coding sequence GTGCTACTGACAGGCGCGACGGGTGGGATCGGGTCGCTGCTGTCCGAGCGGCTCGACGCCGACTATGAGCTGGTGCTGCACGGGCATACAGCCCCCTCCGGGGAGACGGCCGAACGGTTTCACCTGGCCGACCTCACCGATGAGGCGGCCGTCGCTGCGTTGATGGATGGCGTCGACACCGTCATCCACATGGCTGGAGCGTCGGCACCGACCTCGTCCTGGGAGGACGTCCTGGCAGCCAACATCATCGGGCTGCGCAACGTCCTCGAGGGGGCCAGGACGCGCGGCGTCCGCCGGATCGTCTACGCCTCGTCCAATCACCTGATGGGCATGTACGACAAGCTCGGCGAGTGGCCCGTCTATCCCACGACCCTCCCCCGGGCGGATTCGCTGTACGGGGTCTCGAAGGCGTTCGGCGAGGCCTTGGGCCGCTTCTACCACGACACGTACGGTCTCGACTTCATCGCGCTGCGGATCGGCTGGTCGACGGATGACCCCGACGACCGCGACATCGACCTACTGCACGCGATGTGGCTCAGTGAGGACGACACCGAGCAGGTGGTCCGCTGCGCGATCGAGGCCGACGTGACCTTCGGCCTCTACTACGCCATCTCGGACAATCCGAATCGTCGCTGGGACGTGACCAACACCATGCTGGAACTGGGTTACCGTCCGAAGGATCGTTACCCGGAGCACCCGGGCGAGCACGAGGACCCCGACCAGCCGACCCCGCCGGACTGGCCGAACAACTCCTGA
- a CDS encoding maleylpyruvate isomerase N-terminal domain-containing protein: MEARVWFTTAADGFLAVVDGIEPDRWERPGLGVWDVRSLLGHAARAFATLESYLRPGTTGDVALPAAVDYYRAVRSGLSDPAQVAERGRQAGEALGPEPRARVHDIAQRAQSLVRDCADDTLVETPVGAMTLRGYLPTRAFELTVHGIDLARATDQRIPTALVDAAVPAMDLGAAMASAEQRIELLLAMTGRTTLPEGFSVV, encoded by the coding sequence ATGGAGGCACGAGTGTGGTTCACCACGGCGGCGGACGGGTTCCTGGCGGTCGTGGACGGGATCGAGCCCGACAGGTGGGAACGACCCGGTCTGGGCGTGTGGGATGTCCGTTCCCTCCTCGGCCACGCCGCGCGGGCCTTCGCGACGCTGGAGAGCTACCTGCGGCCCGGCACGACCGGAGACGTCGCCCTGCCGGCGGCGGTCGACTACTACCGGGCCGTACGATCGGGGCTCTCCGACCCCGCGCAGGTCGCCGAGCGCGGTCGACAGGCCGGCGAGGCCCTCGGGCCGGAGCCGAGGGCCCGTGTCCACGACATCGCTCAGCGCGCCCAGTCCCTGGTCCGGGACTGCGCCGACGACACGCTGGTCGAAACGCCGGTCGGCGCGATGACGCTGCGGGGGTATCTACCCACCCGTGCTTTCGAACTGACCGTGCACGGCATCGACCTGGCCCGGGCGACCGACCAGCGGATCCCCACCGCCCTGGTCGATGCCGCTGTGCCCGCGATGGACCTCGGCGCCGCGATGGCCTCTGCCGAACAGCGCATCGAGCTACTACTGGCGATGACCGGGAGGACGACGCTTCCCGAGGGCTTCAGCGTGGTGTGA
- a CDS encoding glycosyltransferase family 2 protein, which produces MADDRRDPSDVTRTRPSRRGSAEWGAPPDHHPDPAMDVLIPTKDRAAALAVTLAGLAAQDDPPFRVVISDQSDTPAEDAPPVATMLRVLRAQGREVDVCRHLPPRGMAEQRQYLLEQARTARVLFLDDDVWLEPGLLARLDEALTRIGGGFVGSAVQGLSHLGDRRPSELVGFEPWGGAVAPETITRDTDAFARHSLHNAANLVHVAADTDLPDDGWLTYRVAWVGGCVLYRRDALEAVGGFDFWRRLPPVHVGEDVLAQWRVMRRFGGAGLLPSGAVHLEEPTTLPRRRVEAAEAIGWPSGPEDCDGR; this is translated from the coding sequence ATGGCCGATGACCGCCGAGACCCGAGCGATGTCACCCGGACGCGACCCAGCAGGCGTGGTTCCGCCGAGTGGGGAGCGCCGCCCGACCACCACCCGGACCCTGCCATGGACGTCCTGATCCCGACCAAGGACCGCGCTGCCGCGCTCGCCGTCACCCTGGCGGGTCTGGCTGCCCAGGACGATCCACCCTTCCGGGTGGTCATCAGTGACCAGTCCGACACTCCGGCCGAGGATGCACCGCCGGTCGCCACCATGCTGCGGGTGCTGCGCGCCCAGGGCCGGGAGGTCGACGTCTGTCGCCACCTGCCTCCGCGGGGGATGGCGGAGCAGCGGCAGTACCTGCTGGAGCAGGCCCGTACGGCGCGGGTGCTCTTCCTCGACGATGATGTCTGGCTGGAGCCGGGTCTGCTGGCACGCCTCGACGAGGCGCTGACCCGGATCGGCGGCGGGTTCGTCGGATCCGCGGTGCAGGGATTGTCCCATCTGGGCGATCGCAGACCCTCCGAGCTCGTCGGTTTCGAGCCCTGGGGCGGCGCCGTCGCCCCCGAGACCATCACCCGCGACACCGACGCCTTTGCCCGGCACTCGTTGCACAATGCCGCAAACCTGGTGCACGTCGCTGCCGACACCGACCTGCCCGACGACGGCTGGCTCACCTACCGGGTGGCCTGGGTGGGCGGCTGTGTTCTCTATCGCCGCGACGCGCTCGAGGCGGTCGGCGGATTCGACTTCTGGCGCAGGCTGCCGCCGGTCCATGTCGGGGAGGACGTGCTGGCCCAGTGGCGGGTGATGCGCCGCTTCGGCGGAGCGGGCCTCCTGCCCAGCGGCGCCGTCCACCTCGAGGAGCCCACCACCCTGCCGCGGCGCCGGGTCGAGGCCGCCGAGGCCATCGGCTGGCCGTCGGGCCCCGAGGATTGCGACGGTAGGTAG
- a CDS encoding low affinity iron permease family protein, translated as MPHTVEAASTNIPGGAIIMPDQPEVLPSQVSYHVGPFDRFASRASSFVSRAWFFVACVLLVVVWAPSILILHDVDVWQLVINTITTIVTFLLVALLQNTQVRTDNATQQKLNAVAIALGELLDEHAAAGSERLREASRELHRSVGLEEHESS; from the coding sequence GTGCCGCACACCGTGGAGGCCGCGTCGACGAACATCCCAGGAGGGGCGATCATCATGCCTGACCAACCCGAAGTCCTGCCCAGCCAGGTGAGCTATCACGTCGGCCCGTTCGACCGGTTCGCGTCGCGCGCCTCCAGTTTCGTGAGCCGCGCGTGGTTCTTCGTCGCCTGTGTGCTGCTGGTGGTCGTCTGGGCGCCGAGCATCCTCATCCTGCATGACGTCGACGTCTGGCAGCTGGTGATCAACACGATCACCACGATCGTGACTTTCCTGCTCGTCGCCCTGCTGCAGAACACCCAGGTGCGCACCGACAATGCCACCCAGCAGAAACTGAACGCCGTGGCCATCGCCTTGGGCGAACTGCTCGACGAGCACGCCGCGGCCGGCTCCGAGAGGCTCCGGGAGGCGAGCCGGGAACTGCACCGCTCGGTCGGTCTGGAGGAGCACGAGAGTTCCTGA
- the rfaE2 gene encoding D-glycero-beta-D-manno-heptose 1-phosphate adenylyltransferase — MTITQDLTAGPERSRLAKVAAPSAEVPRLIAEAAPRVVVVGDVMLDGWWHGDVRRMCREAPAPVVEVHDREEAPGGAANTALNAACLGAVVSLVAVTGADAAGTSLRRLLERDGVDCSGLLADPDTTTTTKSRIVAGDQIVARLDEAGNGPGQAVQRQLAARLAEVLPSADAVLVCDYGGGTLDGAVRECLLGLLSGRRSGDVDAHGARPPLVVVDAHDVGRWRDLRPDVATPNAEEALRLLVGVAASPDRAALMRAHRQTLLEATGARCVVVTMDRDGTLALPGDDVALGTAQTAGGRGGGGRITDHRTWARPTSEKQASGAGDTFVACLTLGLASGLPAPVALDLAQAAADVVVQRQGTSVCTTADMETYLGGLGNVVIDLEDLVRRVEVYHHEGQRVVLTNGCFDVLHRGHTRFLEQARHLGDALIVAINDDESVRRLKGPDRPINPAADRAAVLAALSCVDHVTVFSQDTAVSVIERLRPDTYAKGGDYSPDTLAETPAVEAYGGEVAILDYVPDHSTSEVVRRIRVNGGD; from the coding sequence ATGACGATCACCCAGGATCTCACGGCCGGGCCCGAGCGGTCACGGCTCGCGAAGGTGGCCGCCCCCTCCGCCGAGGTTCCCCGGCTCATCGCCGAGGCAGCCCCACGGGTCGTGGTCGTCGGAGACGTCATGCTCGACGGTTGGTGGCACGGCGATGTCCGGCGGATGTGCCGCGAGGCGCCGGCGCCGGTGGTCGAGGTCCATGACCGGGAGGAAGCTCCGGGTGGTGCGGCGAACACCGCCCTCAACGCCGCGTGTCTTGGCGCCGTCGTCTCCCTGGTCGCCGTTACGGGAGCGGATGCCGCCGGCACCAGTCTCCGGCGCCTCCTCGAACGCGACGGTGTGGATTGCTCGGGATTGCTGGCCGACCCGGACACCACCACGACGACGAAGAGCCGGATCGTCGCCGGCGACCAGATCGTCGCCCGGCTCGACGAAGCGGGGAACGGACCGGGGCAAGCGGTGCAGCGGCAGCTGGCCGCCCGCCTGGCCGAGGTGCTGCCGAGCGCCGACGCCGTACTGGTGTGTGACTACGGCGGCGGAACGCTGGACGGCGCCGTCCGCGAGTGTCTGCTGGGGCTGCTCTCCGGACGCCGATCCGGAGACGTTGATGCCCACGGCGCCCGTCCCCCGCTCGTGGTGGTTGATGCGCATGACGTCGGCCGGTGGCGCGACCTGCGGCCCGACGTGGCGACGCCCAACGCCGAGGAGGCCCTGCGTCTGCTCGTGGGCGTCGCGGCGTCGCCCGACCGGGCGGCACTTATGCGGGCGCATCGACAGACACTGCTCGAGGCCACCGGGGCCAGGTGTGTCGTCGTGACGATGGACCGGGACGGCACGCTCGCCCTCCCGGGGGACGATGTCGCCCTGGGCACCGCCCAGACTGCTGGGGGGCGTGGCGGGGGCGGTCGGATCACCGACCACCGCACCTGGGCGCGCCCCACCAGCGAGAAGCAGGCGTCCGGCGCCGGGGACACGTTCGTGGCCTGCTTGACCCTCGGCCTCGCGTCGGGTCTGCCGGCCCCGGTGGCCCTGGACCTCGCCCAGGCCGCTGCTGACGTCGTGGTCCAGCGACAGGGGACATCGGTGTGCACTACCGCCGACATGGAGACGTACCTCGGAGGCCTCGGGAACGTCGTCATCGACCTCGAGGACCTGGTCCGGCGCGTGGAGGTCTACCACCACGAGGGCCAGCGTGTGGTGTTGACCAACGGGTGCTTCGACGTCTTGCACCGGGGGCACACCCGCTTCCTGGAGCAGGCCCGGCATCTGGGGGACGCGCTGATCGTGGCGATCAATGACGACGAGTCGGTCCGCCGCCTGAAAGGTCCCGATCGGCCCATCAATCCGGCCGCAGACCGCGCAGCCGTGCTGGCCGCCCTGAGCTGCGTCGACCACGTGACCGTGTTCTCGCAGGACACCGCGGTCTCCGTGATCGAGCGACTCCGCCCCGACACGTACGCGAAGGGTGGCGACTACAGTCCCGACACCCTGGCCGAAACCCCGGCCGTCGAGGCGTACGGCGGTGAGGTGGCCATCCTCGACTACGTGCCGGACCACTCCACCTCGGAGGTCGTCCGCCGGATCCGCGTCAACGGCGGCGACTGA
- a CDS encoding glycosyltransferase family 9 protein yields the protein MLARWAAEDGWEVLVIGDEADRTLAEEVVRGALDDGLAEAARAGRREPAAAWGPDEGRRLDRVDPVSAAPGTVRSVAGQLSVRGLVGLLAGCDAMVGNDSGPRHLAQAVGTPTVGIFWIGNTVMAAPLGRAEHRIHSGWTTHCPVCGTDLTQLGWTATDCGHVVGLNDAVRPQDVYADVLDLLEARVSEGPARG from the coding sequence ATGCTGGCCCGGTGGGCCGCCGAGGACGGCTGGGAGGTGCTCGTCATCGGGGACGAGGCCGATCGGACACTCGCGGAAGAGGTCGTCCGGGGGGCCCTCGACGACGGTCTGGCCGAGGCCGCCCGCGCGGGCCGACGGGAACCCGCCGCAGCGTGGGGGCCGGACGAGGGCCGCCGCCTGGACCGGGTGGACCCTGTCTCCGCGGCGCCGGGCACCGTACGCTCGGTCGCCGGGCAGCTCAGTGTCCGGGGTCTGGTCGGCCTGCTCGCCGGATGCGACGCCATGGTCGGCAACGACAGCGGACCGCGCCATCTGGCGCAGGCCGTCGGCACCCCGACGGTGGGGATCTTCTGGATCGGCAACACCGTCATGGCGGCGCCGCTGGGCAGGGCGGAGCACCGCATCCATTCGGGTTGGACGACGCATTGCCCGGTCTGCGGCACCGACCTGACCCAGCTCGGCTGGACCGCGACCGACTGCGGGCACGTGGTCGGCCTCAACGACGCGGTCCGTCCCCAGGACGTCTACGCGGACGTCCTGGACCTGCTCGAGGCGAGGGTCTCCGAGGGTCCCGCCCGAGGCTGA